Part of the Coturnix japonica isolate 7356 chromosome 20, Coturnix japonica 2.1, whole genome shotgun sequence genome is shown below.
GGATGCGTGGGGCGGGCCCGACTGCGCAAGCGCACTACGGAGAGATTGGTCGCTGAAGTGGCGTTGCGCGACAGCTGGAAAAGCCGGAAGTGGCTGCTCAGAAGGGCGGAAGTGGGGGGGGCGTAATGGCGGCCGTGCTGTGGGGGTGCGGGAGCTGAGCGGGGAGGTTCGGATTGAGGCCTAAACCGGGGCCTGGCTTCTATTCGCAATGGATGAGGAGAGCCTGGAAGCCGCCATCCAGGCCTACAAcgcccagctgcagcaggttgAGCTGGCTCTGGGGGCGGGCCAGGACCCCTCGCAGCGATCGGATCTGATTCAGTTACAAGAAGATTTAAAGCAGCTGATAGAACTGACCGAGTCCAGCCTGGTGGCTGTGAAGAAGAGCAAGTTGTTGGCTGCGTTGGATACAAGCGCCTCCTGTGTAAATCAGCGTGAAAATCCCGATAGCTGTGCCCAGGATGAGGAATATGCTGCCTTCAAGGAAGCCATTGCTGAGCTGGGGACTGATGGTGAGCCCTCAGCTGATAACAGCGAGAGATCTGCGACGGGAGACGAAGAAAGCAAGGAGAGTGAATTGAAATGCAGCGAGGAAGAGTCTGatagagaggaggaggaggaggaattgAGTGGGATGAAGGTTAAAGCGCCGTATTACAGCTCGTGGGGGACGCTGGAGTATCATAATGCCATGATTGTGGGGACGGAGTACTTGGAAGATGGCAGTGCAGGTGTCAGAGTGCTGTATCTCTACCCCACTCACAAGTCCTTGAAGCCGTGCCCGTTCTTCTTGGATGACAAATGCAGATTTAAAGAGAACTGTCggtaaagaaaaatatggagGGGGAGGGGGCTCGTATCCTCGCTGCTGATAAAGGCCGTGTGATTCAAAGGCTGGAACATCTGAGTGTTCCACGCTGGCTGTTGTAACCAATGGGATTTTGCAGTGTTATTAAAATCCATTATGTATGGTAACAGGTGGTATCAAAGAGCTGGACAGTTCAGGTAATGCAGATATGAAGTGGAAATCCCTGTGGGCAAGTTGCAGAGATTTTACCTGATCATTCCAATAGCTACTTTAGTCACAGGCTTAtgagttaaaacaaaaacacccaggGCTGTCTGTTGATGGTACCTTTGTTCCAGCTGCGGGGTCTCCATCTTTGGAGAGCTTCAAATCTAACCCAGATGAGGCCTTAAGCAGCCTGATCAGGCTTTGAAGTTGGCtttgctttgagcaggaggcTGAGatctctgtgtctgtgtgcagtCCTCATTATCTCAAAAGatctgtgatttttcagagaTCTCCCTATCAGGGAAAGCTTCATTCTTGGGAGTGGGATTATTTCTTCTATTACACAGCATAAATTATATGAATATGGTGAAAAACGAATGACTTCTTTAATTGAAATGATGCATGATAAACCTTCTGATGCAGATTCATCACTGCTGACAATTTGTTTGAGTTTCCTGTCAGGAAGGAAGGGGTTTATATTTCAAGCCCTTTCTAGTGAGGTAGATCTGActccttttctgtcttccctGGCAGGTTTTCACATGGCCAGGTGGTCTCTGTGGAGGAGCTTCAGCCTTTTCAGGAGCCCAATCTGAGTACCCTGGAGGTGGGCTCAGCCTGCCTGGCCAAACACAGTGATGGGATATGGTATGCTGCCAAAATAACTGGTGAGTGGTGTTTGTGGGTGTTGTGCCAGAGCTGTGTAGAGATTGAGCACCCATGCTGAAGGAATTACAAAGTATGACCGTTTTGGTTAATGATAGCAAACACTTGAGGATGTAGCTGTGGCCTTGAACTAAAAATCTGGAGGTAGTTGAGAACGTGTTCTGAGTTGTGTCAGGCTTGGGAAGGGAATAGGATAGgaaatatacatgcatatacaaTTGCATATTAGAGTAGAACTGCAGTAATCTGGGAGCTGTTGATAGAGGCTCCCCTCTGTTCTgagaagtttttttctttggcacTTGTTGGGTCAGAGGGAGTAAGTCAAACTTCTTTTTAGTTCCATTTGTTGACAGCCCATATTCCTCTATTTTTATAAGTAAATCTCTTAAGCCTTCAGCTGTTTTAACACGTGTTCTTCAGGCCTTCCTCCTCTCCCGCATCATTCCCTGAAGCCAACTTTGAGGAAGCTCTCTGCAGTGTTTGTATTGAGAGTTTACTTGAActcttgtttcttgcttttccttctgtagatATTGACAGTGGTTACTACACGGTGAAGTTTGATTCCCTGCTGCTAAAGGAAGCTGTTGTAGAAGGAGATAGTATAATTCCCCCACTACGAAGCGAAGATGGTGCCTCATCTGCTGAATCTGATGAAGACAGTGTTGATGATTCTGGTTATGCTAAAGGTGAGAGGGTGGTGGGGGTGTGAGAGAAGTGCCTTGTGATCTGTGTCTGCCTTCTGTCACCAGTATGAGTCTGGTGAAGCTCAAATGTTTCTGTAGCAGCAGGTAGAGGGCGCAATGTTTTATAATGGAGTTCCAGTTCTTAGTCTGTTTTTCAAGTGGGTGTGTGAGCTGAGCAAGTAAAACAGGAGACTTCTAATCTCTCCGGAGCCTACACAGAGCTGTATAACACAACAGGAGTAAGAGATCCCAGGCACAGGTATTCAAACCTCCCAGTGTCTTGATGAGTAACAGCTGTGCCTGGCTTTTTACTATGAAGAGGTGACACCAACAGAACCAGGTTCTCTGAGCATACACAGATAGCACTCTGTCTGTGCCCCTGTTTTGTCACAGGGACAAAGCTGTGTCCTATTGCTCAGTAAATTCAGCCTAATGGAGATTATTGAGTGCTAATAACACATCATTAGCATAGTAGCCTAGAGAATCCTCATGCTACTGACATGCACTGGAGGCACTAATTAAGCACATTATGTGCCACAGTGCCAAACTTTGCTGGGATGTCATATGTCAATCTGACCAttccagaagaaaggaaagaaaagaaacatagaaACTTCTAGGCGATTCTGCTTGGAACTGTGAGATGGTATGTGCGTTAATTCAAGTGAGAGCTCTCAAATAACCCTCTAAGTGGTGTTTGTAAAAGGTGACAGCATAGCAGGAGCAAGTaaggctggaggagctgctgaacaATTCTGTGGTGGGAGCAGTACATTGTATTACATCAAGAAGGGTTTTCATGCTCTTGAAGGTTTTGCAAATCagctttgtgtctgtgtgtcacCGGTTTGTCTTTTCTGTGTTACAGTGATAGATTCTGGGGTTCCAGAGAATGGAGAATGGGTTCCTGCATGCAGTTCCTCTTTCGGTGGCTGGGAAGCCCACACTCGTGGCATTGGCTCCAAACTGCTCGTTCAGATGGGATATGAGTTTGGAAAAGGTAAGGAAAGAGGGTTATCATGGTGGTGTGAGAGCCTGCCTGCATTGCAGTCTCAGTCTTGTGATGCATCCTAAGGCTAGGTAAGAAGACCAAGATTTTGGACGAGGCAAAAACTTTGCTGAAGGGCCTGTTAGATAAGGCTTGAGGTATGTGATGAATCACCCCTGGGTGGAAATGTTGGTAGGCAAGAAGAGAACTATTTAATCGAAGTACAGCCGCATGTGTGCACCAGCTCTTGTATGGTAACAGCAAAAGTTTGGAGGCATTTAAAACCATGGTCAGGTTAATGATTAAAGCTGTGAGAACTGTTGAATGAGCTGTTCAAAGGCTTTAGGTAGGTAGAAAGGAACTGATTTATGAAGCTTGTGATGTCTGTATTAAAGCATCTCCTGGCTCTAGACGTGGACTTCAAAGCCTGCTAAACTAGCTTCTTACTACACAAATTGGATGGAGCCTTGGGGGCTTTGGGAGGCCAGTTTGCTACTTGATTTATCTCGGATTCTCCCAGAGGAACCAAACCAGTTTTAAGAAGAACCTTCCTTGAGAAGCCAAGGATGTGAAACTGAACCTTGTCTTACAGAAACTGACCTGGTTATTGGCCTTGGGCTTTTTATCACTTATATTCTGCTTGAGGAAGGCTCCTGTTGTCGATTTACATAGATGAGCTGCAGCTTTTGGCTGTTTCCCTTGATTTGGATGGTAGTTACGACATTTTGCACGTCCAAAGCCTGCTTGCTTGTTCTAAGCTTGTCACTGTCAGTGTGAGTTTGTGGTGGGATCTGACTTGGAGAGGGGATGTCCTTCCTCTTGGTAATGGCTTGGTGACTCTTATGGCTTTTCCCTCTCAGGGCTTGGGAAGAATTCTGATGGCCGAGTGGAGCCGGTGCAGGCGGTGGTACTTCCTCGAGGGAAGTCCCTTGACCAGTGTGCTGAGgtgcttcagagaaagaaacagggGAGGTTGGACCCTGGCAATTCAAAGAAATCCCGAGCAAAGGGAAATAACACTGGGAGGTCCCCTGCAGGCAGCCGCAAGCCACCCCGCAATGTGTTTGACTTTCTGAATGAGAAACTGAGAGGGAAGAACACAGGAGAGAAGGTTGGAGGTATGACACTGCcggaaaggaaaagcaaagagatctACCATGCCAGCAAGAGCACCAAGAAGGCCCTGAGTGTCCGCCTCTTCCAGACAATGGAAAAGATTGAACAAACACAGAAGGATATAAGAGGAATCCAGCAGGCCCTGGCACGCAATATTGGGCGGTACGAAAAACTTCTCTTTTGGGCTGTGGGATAAACTGAGGATTCTTGGTGCACTTGGGAAGGTGTGGGCTTGAAATTAGgtgtgggaggaaggaaggaaactaTTGTGCATGACCTGGGGAGAAGTAGAGGGAGAGAGCCTTTAACGTGTGCTTCAGCCCAGCTTGGACACTGGCAGGTGTGTCTGAGGTCCTTTGGGTGGAATTCAGGCTGTGTTAAAGAGAGGAGCTCTCTCAGGAGAAGTCCCATAGTCCTTTCCTTCCCATACCCAtctctgaagtgctgctgctgagcagcactggaggATGTTTCCTAGCCCAGACTGTGCCGAGCATCAGGTACTTCCTGCCTTCAACAGGTGCCTTGGGCTGATCCCATAGAAAAGGGAAGACCCTCTTAGGATGGTGACAGACCTCTGATCTTAACCATGCAGGATGACACATTGCTATgatgctttttgctttcaggCACAGCGTTGCTGCCGCTcagctggaggagaagctgGCTAATGCACACAAAcagctggggcagctgcaggcCCAGGAAGCCAGTCTGCAGCgggagcagaagaaagcagacaCACATAAGAAGATGACTGAATTCTAGTCTCTGAGGAAGGTGTTTGACTGCCATGGTTATCCTTCTAGCTAACTCTTGTGCTCATGGCCTCAAAGCCTGGATGAGCTGTCCTGCTTCTCTGGGCCTCAGGCTGCACTCCCAGCCCAAAAACTgggctgaaaagcagcagttcctGAAACCAGAtgcttctgagctctgctgggaagaggaggagccCACATCTGTCCAGTCTTGAACTTTGTGTAAGGACTAGCTACAAGAAATACAGTTCTCTGCTATCTTGCACACTTCTTTCCTCTCATCTCTGCAGTAGCCAGAGTGTGTAGCTGCTCAGATGATAACGTTGCTGGCTACGAACAGGATGAGGAGGGCCTTTGAAAGCCCCACATCCTGCCATCGGTTGTGGCTTGTGTTTGCAGCCAACTGATGAACACAAGTGGAGGCAGGGTCCCAGGCACGTTTTGGCAGAGCAGAAAAGGCATATGTTAGTTGAGAACAACAAAGGCAAAttgcttcagctgctctctACACCTTCTGTCGTTTGCTATGGGGAGAACTCTTAGATAAGGAGCAGTTTCTCATAAACCTTGTGTAATGCATAGACAGAAAactggcagctcagggctgggtaTTAGGGGCCTCAAGCATCATATTTCTTCAATTTCAGTGTAAGAGTATCCCTAAGACATGCTATAGCCTAACTGATCGACTTGGCATGGGAAGCTGTGTGGTTCTGTGAGTGCCAAAGCTGGGGGAGTAAGACAGCAGAGTAACAGATTCTCAAACCTCCTCGCTAGGAACAACACTACAGAGAACCTTGGGCTTCTGTCCTTACTTGAGATTTTCAGTCCCATATGGCTCTCTGAATGCCCATCCTTTATTAAGAAACTTCAGGACCCAGTCTCAGGTCAGACTGAGCACGAGGACtgggaggtgtgtgtgtgtgtgtgtgtgctgagcacacagccctgcctgggAGCAGGCCAGGCGAGGTGCCCTTCCCTGCTGCATGGTCAGTGCTCTCACAGGAGGGATGTCCTCTCCCCAAGGTTGTATTCCCTGTTGGCTGCAGTTGGCCGTTACCCCAGAGGAGAGCTGGTGAtttcctcagcctctctttcCGGTGGGATTTATTCATTGtaattgtgttggttttttaaaaaaaacagtcatCATAAATTGTTAGTGATTTCAAGCCAGGACAcgtttttttcttaattaaagaaaaaaaaaaaaaaccgaaaCCCAAAtcaatttccttttattctgaGTCATTTTCTGTCTCATGGAAAGCTTTGCTCCCTTCATGCCACCTTTTTATCTGCTTCTGAGAAGATTCTGAAGCCGTCAGCTTGGGCAGAACTGCATCACCCTGTGGGGGCCCGGCCTGTCTGATTCACTGCCGAGCTAACCAGAAAACCTACGGCTGAAGGAGATACCATCAGAGCCCAGATGTGATTTAGCACTACTGCAGACGCCCTTCGGAAAACAAAGAGCAACGGCGAAGATAAGCGAGATTAATACAGTCAGGAAGCCTGTCAGAGTGCCTGGTTCCTCCTGGAAAGCAATGGGATTCTGCTGTGAAAGGTGCTGTGGGCTGCCTCGAGTGCGACGCATCCGTCTGTTTGTAACTCATTTGGCTGAAGTCTCTTCATTGTTGGGAATTGGTGTTCTCTGTGCGCTGGGTTTGACTCAGGGCTTTAACAATGGCTGCTCAGTGCCCTCCCTGATGTCTGCTGGTTTCCCACACACAAGTGTTGAGTGGTGACAAGGATTAGTGTGCCCAGCTTAGCACGAGTGCCTGTTGGAGTGGCCCATGACTGATGAGCTGGGCAGTGGAACtccttggtttgttttgtgccCCGATGCTGTTTGGTATTTTACATTTCACAATTGGAAGCATTGGCCCTGTGTCTCTATTGAGCTGTATTTTGATTGCCCACAGCTTCACTTTTCAGGCTTCCATTCTCACGGCTGCTGCCTCCCACCCAGGACTCATCCCCGGTGAATAAAgattgacttatttttttttcctctgcccttTTAAGGCGCTGTTTGCAAGGTAATGACTACGTGTGGCAACCCCTTCTTTCCTTACGTTCAcctgcaggcacacagctggctccaAAACCAGCTCTGCCGGAACAGAGAGCGGCAGAGGGTGCTCTTGTGAGCTGGGTGCCTGCAGAGCCTGCTTGCAGCCAAGGCGGGGAGaagcccagcctgctgctgggtgAAACAACAAGCTCTGCAGGTCAGGAAGCTGTGGTCTTGTGCTGCGTGGTATCTGCACGGAGCTGCCTGCCGACACTGAGCTGAAGAGTGGGAGAGCTTGGATCGAGATGCTTGGGATGTTTGGGAGCCCCTGATGAGGAGCAGTCTTGTGGTTTAAAGAAGTTCTCCAGGTTGACTGGTGAGGAAGAGGCCATGGCTGGATTCCCGTTCTTCACACTCACCGGCTTCTGAGGTTCTGCAACGTAAGTGATGGTCCCTTTCTTGCCTGGTAACGTGTCTGTGATTAAACTGAGGCTGGAAAGCACTTAATCCGTGTTGgaactgcagagctgtcagagatgctgctgcagccagctggacTGGACAGGTGGGATTCCTAtattcagtgctgcagttgtAGCATTGGCTGGGTGAAGCTGCAGGGAGGTGTGCAGGGTTTGTGCGTGGTGCTGCTGGCattggggatggggaaggagggaaaggtCTTGAACACGGCAGCATTGCTTGGGCTTCAGCTGCTGATTGAATCCAGAACGGCTCTGGAGGAAACCAACTGAGCTCCTGTGAGCAGGGCAATGTGGAGGCTTCAGTGTGATCACTGAAACAGCCTCTGGTTGATCTGAAATGATGTAGGATTGTGCTGAATGTGGGGCACGGAGACAGCCAGCAGATCTGGGCAAACACCTCCTGCATCCCCTCATGCTGCGATCTGGAGCGTGCCTTGGTCTGCATTGCTATTGCTGGGTCTTAGAAGTGCTCATGGAAGCTCGGTGGGGTTTGGGTCTGGTATTGAGAGAGATTTTGGGCCCTTTTCTTAGTTATCTCAATGGGAGCTCGGATCCCCTCTCAGAGCCGCATGAGCGCAGTGCAGGAACATTCTTCATCTTTACTGCTGGCATCCCTTTGTCCTgggcaggctgagtgctgtTGGCTGATGGTTAGGaggcttttgcttttcacacCTGGGGACTGAAACCCCCCCTACATCTGCTTGGTGGGGCTTTGTTCAGTACAACTCCGCAGGGCATTGTGCTGTGTTGGCTGTGGCCCCAATGGCCATTGTGAATGGGATGcactgtgctggagctgcagaccCTCCTCTTGTTTCCACATCGTGTTGGTGCAGCATTATCTG
Proteins encoded:
- the ZGPAT gene encoding zinc finger CCCH-type with G patch domain-containing protein, whose product is MDEESLEAAIQAYNAQLQQVELALGAGQDPSQRSDLIQLQEDLKQLIELTESSLVAVKKSKLLAALDTSASCVNQRENPDSCAQDEEYAAFKEAIAELGTDGEPSADNSERSATGDEESKESELKCSEEESDREEEEEELSGMKVKAPYYSSWGTLEYHNAMIVGTEYLEDGSAGVRVLYLYPTHKSLKPCPFFLDDKCRFKENCRFSHGQVVSVEELQPFQEPNLSTLEVGSACLAKHSDGIWYAAKITDIDSGYYTVKFDSLLLKEAVVEGDSIIPPLRSEDGASSAESDEDSVDDSGYAKVIDSGVPENGEWVPACSSSFGGWEAHTRGIGSKLLVQMGYEFGKGLGKNSDGRVEPVQAVVLPRGKSLDQCAEVLQRKKQGRLDPGNSKKSRAKGNNTGRSPAGSRKPPRNVFDFLNEKLRGKNTGEKVGGMTLPERKSKEIYHASKSTKKALSVRLFQTMEKIEQTQKDIRGIQQALARNIGRHSVAAAQLEEKLANAHKQLGQLQAQEASLQREQKKADTHKKMTEF